The genomic segment ACTCGAAATAAGCCCGGGGTTCAGCTACCCGGTTACTTTCGCCCCGTGAGCAGGGTGGGCAGCTCAAAAGGGGGCGGATTTTTTGATACTCTAATGGTGGCATTTTGGTGAGGTTAAAAATCCCCGTCCGAACCCCCCGAGCCCCGTCATGGACACACTCACTCTGACCCCGGAACAAGAGCAACGGGCCGACGAACTCTACCAGCGGTTCCAGGATCTGTTCTGCGAGGAAGCCAAGCGGGTCGCCCGCCTGTTGGCCAGTAAGTCCGACGATCAACTCCTCGGGAAGACCGAGTTCGAACTCCGGGATCGGGTCCACGAACTGGCCGCCCGGAGTCTTCAGACCGCTCTCGACGAGCGGAAAAAAGGGGGTACCAGGGGTCGACCATGACGTGCCCGCACTGCCGGGAATCGGCCCGGTGCAAGGGATTCAAGTCCCGTCAATTGGTCAGCCTGTTCGGTCCGCTCGAGTACTCCCGGCACTACTACTTGTGCCGGCACTGCCACCACGGGATATCGCCCCTGGACGGGGTGCTCGGGTTACGGGCTCACGACCTGACCCCGGCCGCCGACGAGGTCGTCTGCCTGTCCGGGTTGGAGGATAGTTTCGCCACGGCCGCCGACACGGTGTTGCCGCGGTTGGCCGGTCTGCGAGTGAGTGAGTCGACGGTCCAGCGGGCGACCGAGGCCGCCGGCGAGCGGTTGGCCGAAGCCCAACATGCGGGCCAGACGTTCGGCCCGTCGACCCCGTGGGCGTGGCACAAGGATGCCGACGGGAAAACGGTCGGTTACGTGTCGGTCGACGCCACCGGCGTCGGGCAACAAGGTTCCCGCGGTGCCAAGGCCGAGGGGCGGATGGCGTACATCGGGATGATTGACAACCCGGTCCCCGAGGAACGCCCACGGTGGGCGAATCCGACGGCGGCCAAGCGACCGGAGTGGAAGGCCCGGTACGTGTCCCAGGTGCGGTCGCTCGCGGAGTTGGCCGAGCCGTTGCGGCGACAAGCCTCCCAGGTGAATCTGGGCGGTGCCGATCGATGGGTCGCGTTGTCCGACGGGGGCATTGGGTTGGAGGACTTCCTGCGGGCGAATTTCCCCCGTGTGGAAGCCGTCATCTTGGACTTCTACCACGTGGCCGAATACGTCGCCAAACTGTCCCGCGTCCTGCATCCGGGGGACGCGGACGCGGACCGGCGATGGCGGGAGACGACGTGCGAGGAACTCAAGACCTCCGGCGGATCCGCCGTGCTAGAGAAGGTCCGGTCGTTGGATCTCGCCGACCGGGCCGGGGCGGCGAGTGTTCGTGCGGAGGTCGTGACGTACTTCACGAATCAGACCCATCGGATGGATTACCCGCACTACTTGGCCCAGGGCTGGCAGATCGGCAGTGGTCCGGTGGAGAGTGCCTGCAAGACGGTCATCGGGGAACGCATGAAGGGCGGGGGAATGCGTTGGGGCGAGGACGGCGCCGATGCGATGAGCCACTTGCGCGCGCTGTTTTGTAGCTCGGATAACCAGTGGGCGGCGTTTTGGTCTAAGAATTAGACCAGCTTCTGCCCCCTTACGTGACGCTCACCCCCGTGAGCAAGTCCACCACTCAGCAACCCCGGACGTGCGGCCCTTCGCCCCGGCAGTGGCTCAGGATGTTCTCGTTGTCGCAGCCAGCGTCTTGAAGAGCGTCGGCAAGGATAGGCAGGCGGTCAAAAGCTTTTTCGGCGTAAATGCCTTCGGCGAGGGAAACGACCGTTGAGGTTGACCATTCAGGCTCAATGGCGACAGGGCGGAAAGGGTTGCAGAATATGTCTCGGAGGAGTCGGCACTGTCGCTCCTTTTCAATGGCAATTCCCTTCTGAAGAACCGCCTTATCAAAAGTAGCATCGATCCCAAAGTTATTTTTGGCATGACCAGATAGATAAGATATACCGTCGGTCAGGCGAAATACGTCGATTGGGTCAATGTCTACCTCGCCATCTCTGAACAGTAAAGACGGACGGGCCAGTTGTACAGCAAAGTAGGCGGCGTCCACTGCGTAATGGTAGGTATCGCTAGCGGGTGCCGGAACGTTGTCCAAGACATCGGTGGCGTAGAGATGCGCGCTGATCAGTGCGTAAAGTTCGACCATGCCATCAGCATACTCCTCCGAAGTCCGGAGAGCGTTCTGGCTCCGCACGTCTGTGCAGAGGTGGGAAAAAGGACGAAAGCAGGCAACAGCGAACAACCGCAACTTGCGATAGCTCACCGTGCCCCGAAGAAAGTCCTCGAACTGGTTTGAGTCGGCATTCGTTAGCCATTCCGTTTCGGTCATTGATCCCCCTCGGCGACCAAGTTCAACGGGTTACCACCTCCACGGCAGTGACTCGCCTCCGCGAGCGGTGATCGCGGCTTTCAGCACCTGTGGGTCGACTGATTTTTTGACCTCCCGGACGCTCCCGTCGGCCATGCCGACCAGGATCACGTCGCGGAACGATCCGCCGAGCGGGGGAAGTGAGGCGGCCGGGTCGAACGGGAGTTCGTTGTACTGGGCCCACGGCACCGTCTCGCCGGCCTCAATGGTCATAATCGTATTCGAGAGGCCATCAGTGACGTCCGCCAGAGCTATCGGCTGATTTTCGTCGAACAGCGCCCCGCCGCCCACGAACACGCGGTATGGGGTCTGGTCGCCCGACGGGTCCGAACGGACCCCGTCACTGTAAACAGAAACCCGTGTCCGCCCGAGCGGCCCGTTGATTGGGCCGTCCCACGCTTCGTCCAATTTGAACTGTTTGTAGAGGTTTCCTTGATCAATAAATGGCAACAGGCTGACGCGCCAACTCAGGCGTTTGGTCGGGTCCGCCAGTAGTGGTGTGCCGTCGGGTAGTTGGGCATATGGTGTGGGCAATCTGGAAAAAACTTCGTTCCAGTTATGGAACCCGAGCCCGATCTGTTTCAAATTATTTTTCGACCTGCCGCGCATGCCTGTATCGCGATTCTGGCTAAAGCCGCCGACAAACCAGTAGGCGAATACCAACACCACGACCACGCCGGCGATGGTCAAAACGCGCTCCCAGGTGGGTCTTCGGGGAGGCGGCGCGTCGAGATTTGCGTCGGCCATCGCTCATTTACCAGTGGTGTAGGGATCGCGCTTCCATGGCCAGTACCAATCCTCCGGCAACGATTCCCCGCCGTTCGCGGTGATCGCGGCTTTCAACACTTGCGGGTCTATGGATTTATTTGCCATCCGCACCGACCCGTCGACCATCCCGACCGGGATCCAGTCACGCCGAGGAACACCGAGCGGGGGAAGCGGGGCGTTCGGGGCGAACGGAAGTTCGTTGTATTGGGCCCACGGAACTGTTTGCGTGGCCCCGATCAGCATGATGGTGTTCGACGTGCCGTCGCCGACATCGCTGAATGTCATCTTTTTTCGCTCGTCAAATATCGCTCCGCCGCCGACGAACACGCGGTAAGGCGTTTGGTTGTTTGGATCGGTGGACGGCCATGCGCGATCGTTGAACTCGGGGAGGGTTATTCGCGCGACCGGTCCGTTGGTCGGGCCGTCCCACGCTTCGTCGAGTTTGAACTGCTTGTAACGCTTATTTTGCTCGATGTATGGGAGTAAGGCGACGCGCCAACTCAAGCGCGAAGATGGTTCGATAGGAGGTGGATGGCCGCCGGGCGGCGCAAGGAAGGGCATGGGGAGCTGAGACGACGAGTCGTGATATCCGTGGAGACCCGGGAGGATAATCTTGATTTTGTCCGACGAGTGTGCCCGCTTCGACGGTTCGTAAACTTCGACTTGCGCGGATCTGAGAAAAAGTACGAGGACGACAGCCACCACAATGAAAAAAGATGCGAAGCCAATGGCGTCTGAGGTGTTGAACTCATGCCGCCGCGACCGCGAGGGGCCGTAGTTCACGTCTCCACGCATCCGTCCCTCCGCTCCGGGACTAAAGGCATTACCACAATACTACCACGCTGGAAGTACTCGCACACACTCTCGCGCTCGGCGCGGGTCTCCGACCCCCCCGTTCGGTCCGACCGCAGGTCTCCTCTTCCGAGGCTCGCCGCACGAGACACCGACCGGATGGGTATGCGCCGTGAGACGGGAGACCTGCGGTCGGGCCGAACGGCGGGGTCGGAGACCCGCGCCGAGCGCCGGTGCGGAGGGCTATTGCGACGGGATGTTTACTTACCGCCATACTACCACGCTGGTGGCACCCGCGCAGCCTGATTCGCTGTGACCTTACCCTCGAAGACTTGTGGTCGTCGGTACGTTGGTGAGACGGGCTGACGCTTCGGCTCCCCGCGGCGCGTGCAAACGCTTCAAACGAGATGTGAAACGAACTCCCAAAAAGCACACCTCGATCAGCAATCCTTTATCCAGCAATTCCACGTTGTTTTCGTCTGCGAACCACCACCACGAGGATAAACAAAACATAAGCCACCAGTACGCCAACGGACGTGACGGCGATTTCAAACGCGTTGCGAACGTCCCAGGGTTGCGGACAGACGCGCGGCATATCGGCCATCGGGTCGAGTTCGCGCACGCCTCCGCTTTCGAGCGTTACGTACATCTTGTCCGTGTTCATGTCGTAGATCCGTCGTTGAGGAGGGAATTCAGTAGTTCAAAATTGGAGGTGGTCTTGAAAAAAAACGCATGTTTCGGCTCCATAGTGGGTTAGCACGACCTAGCCATGGAGTGGCGAAACATGCGTTCTGCCAAGAAGCCTAAACTGTGTTCCCGGCAAATTCAAGATCGGGCTGCGGAACTGATCTCTCCGATCTTCAGACCATCGAGTTCGCGCAAATGTTCTGCGCCGGTTCTGCTCCAGGTCGTGTTGACGGCTGCGGCCAACATCATCTCGTTGTTCGGGGCCTGCCTTCGTCTGGGTACGATCTCCGATCAGACGGCGCGCAGCGAATTGAAGTCGCGTCTGCCCAAACAGCGCAAGCCGCTCGAAGCCAAGCTGAACCACGCCTTGCGCGAACCGCTGCCGCCGAACACGCGCCGCCGGTCTCGGGATCTGGCGATCGATTACCACGAAATTCCGTATCACGGACACGGTCCCAAGAATCACGTCCGGGGCAACAAGCCACGCTCGGGGACGACCACGTTTTTTACCTACGCCACCGCCTGTCTGATTCATCATGGGCACAGGTATACCCTGGCGTACACGTGGGTCCGGGCGGAAGACTCGACGGTCGAGGTTCTGCAACGACTCCTGACCGAGGTCGGGAACAGCGGCGTGAGGATTCGCAAACTGCTTCTGGATCGGGGGTTTTTCAGCGTCGCCGTGATGCAGTTTCTCCAGGAGCGCAACTGTCCCTTCCTGATGCCCGTGGTGATGCGCGGGCGGAAGCCGCGTCGCGGGAAGAAGTCCACGGGATGGCGGATGTTCCGGCGCAAGCCCGCCGGCTGGTATCGTCACACGCACCGTCACAAGGGTGAGGAGGTGACCG from the Fimbriiglobus ruber genome contains:
- a CDS encoding transposase; this encodes MRSAKKPKLCSRQIQDRAAELISPIFRPSSSRKCSAPVLLQVVLTAAANIISLFGACLRLGTISDQTARSELKSRLPKQRKPLEAKLNHALREPLPPNTRRRSRDLAIDYHEIPYHGHGPKNHVRGNKPRSGTTTFFTYATACLIHHGHRYTLAYTWVRAEDSTVEVLQRLLTEVGNSGVRIRKLLLDRGFFSVAVMQFLQERNCPFLMPVVMRGRKPRRGKKSTGWRMFRRKPAGWYRHTHRHKGEEVTVRVCVSYKSYRHHRTNKRRAKTLVFASWRVSGAPRDVRDAYRTRFGIESSYRQLGQARIRTSTRNPILRSFFVGLALLLRNLWVWFQALWFGEDRHPRVQAASKRFQFRWMLAVLAQGNNDNETLSDTRT
- a CDS encoding ISKra4 family transposase, which produces MTCPHCRESARCKGFKSRQLVSLFGPLEYSRHYYLCRHCHHGISPLDGVLGLRAHDLTPAADEVVCLSGLEDSFATAADTVLPRLAGLRVSESTVQRATEAAGERLAEAQHAGQTFGPSTPWAWHKDADGKTVGYVSVDATGVGQQGSRGAKAEGRMAYIGMIDNPVPEERPRWANPTAAKRPEWKARYVSQVRSLAELAEPLRRQASQVNLGGADRWVALSDGGIGLEDFLRANFPRVEAVILDFYHVAEYVAKLSRVLHPGDADADRRWRETTCEELKTSGGSAVLEKVRSLDLADRAGAASVRAEVVTYFTNQTHRMDYPHYLAQGWQIGSGPVESACKTVIGERMKGGGMRWGEDGADAMSHLRALFCSSDNQWAAFWSKN
- a CDS encoding DUF1559 domain-containing protein, producing MNYGPSRSRRHEFNTSDAIGFASFFIVVAVVLVLFLRSAQVEVYEPSKRAHSSDKIKIILPGLHGYHDSSSQLPMPFLAPPGGHPPPIEPSSRLSWRVALLPYIEQNKRYKQFKLDEAWDGPTNGPVARITLPEFNDRAWPSTDPNNQTPYRVFVGGGAIFDERKKMTFSDVGDGTSNTIMLIGATQTVPWAQYNELPFAPNAPLPPLGVPRRDWIPVGMVDGSVRMANKSIDPQVLKAAITANGGESLPEDWYWPWKRDPYTTGK
- a CDS encoding DUF1559 domain-containing protein; the protein is MADANLDAPPPRRPTWERVLTIAGVVVVLVFAYWFVGGFSQNRDTGMRGRSKNNLKQIGLGFHNWNEVFSRLPTPYAQLPDGTPLLADPTKRLSWRVSLLPFIDQGNLYKQFKLDEAWDGPINGPLGRTRVSVYSDGVRSDPSGDQTPYRVFVGGGALFDENQPIALADVTDGLSNTIMTIEAGETVPWAQYNELPFDPAASLPPLGGSFRDVILVGMADGSVREVKKSVDPQVLKAAITARGGESLPWRW